One stretch of Zingiber officinale cultivar Zhangliang chromosome 6B, Zo_v1.1, whole genome shotgun sequence DNA includes these proteins:
- the LOC121993242 gene encoding NAC domain-containing protein 79-like yields MEEGLKDQHVQQHQLPPGFRFHPTDEELIAYYLTSKTTDADFDARAIAEVDLNKCEPWDLPEKAKMGEKEWYFYSLRDRKYPTGLRTNRATNAGYWKTTGKDKEIFSTTGSSTVLEMIGMKKTLVFYKGRAPRGEKTNWVMHEYRIHSKSPLKVSKNEWVVCRIFAKSASTTGGKKLQSTSNHHRPNPYYMPPPPLLPSVMVQNEYPVHPFALQRGFSHRLPEAELTELSRFSKATNHGGPGGLLMNMPMIQPSQGNCFPGGGFAAATLASLNLNLGGAAPPPQMLPHLLSSPAVATNSSGLMGAMDGGFQNNVESGCLELEGFWPSNY; encoded by the exons atggAAGAAGGGTTGAAAGATCAACATGTTCAACAACATCAACTACCTCCTGGTTTTAGATTCCATCCCACAGATGAAGAACTGATCGCCTATTATCTCACAAGCAAGACCACCGATGCCGATTTCGATGCTAGAGCCATTGCAGAAGTCGATCTCAACAAATGCGAGCCATGGGATCTCCCag AGAAAGCAAAGATGGGAGAAAAAGAATGGTACTTCTACAGCTTGCGGGATAGAAAATACCCTACCGGCCTTCGAACTAACAGGGCTACGAATGCCGGCTACTGGAAGACAACTGGGAAAGACAAGGAGATCTTTAGCACTACCGGTAGTTCGACGGTCCTAGAAATGATAGGGATGAAGAAGACATTGGTCTTCTACAAAGGGAGAGCTCCGAGAGGCGAGAAGACTAATTGGGTGATGCACGAATATCGCATCCATTCTAAATCCCCTTTAAAAGTCAGTAAG AACGAATGGGTTGTTTGTCGCATATTCGCAAAGAGTGCATCCACAACGGGAGGGAAAAAGTTGCAATCCACATCCAACCACCACCGCCCCAACCCCTACTACATGCCTCCGCCTCCGTTACTTCCTTCCGTGATGGTGCAAAACGAGTACCCTGTACATCCCTTTGCCTTGCAACGTGGTTTCAGCCATCGCCTCCCCGAGGCCGAGCTCACCGAGCTCTCGAGGTTCTCCAAGGCCACCAATCACGGCGGCCCCGGCGGGTTACTGATGAACATGCCGATGATCCAACCGTCACAAGGTAATTGCTTCCCTGGAGGTGGTTTCGCAGCTGCTACTCTCGCGAGCCTCAACTTAAACCTAGGGGGAGCAGCACCACCACCTCAGATGTTGCCTCACCTGTTGTCGTCTCCTGCCGTCGCGACCAATAGTAGTGGGCTTATGGGGGCGATGGATGGAGGGTTTCAAAACAATGTGGAGTCAGGTTGTTTGGAACTTGAGGGATTCTGGCCCTCTAATTACTGA